One genomic region from Lathamus discolor isolate bLatDis1 chromosome 21, bLatDis1.hap1, whole genome shotgun sequence encodes:
- the TPM4 gene encoding tropomyosin alpha-4 chain isoform X2 translates to MEAIKKKMQMLKLDKENAIDRAEQAETDKKAAEDKCKQVEDELMALQKKLKGTEDELDKYSEALKDAQEKLEQAEKKATDAEGEVAALNRRIQLVEEELDRAQERLATALQKLEEAEKAADESERGMKVIENRAMKDEEKMEIQEMQLKEAKHIAEEADRKYEEVARKLVILEGELERAEERAEVSEVKCSDLEEELKNVTNNLKSLEAQSEKYSEKEDKYEEEIKILSDKLKEAETRAEFAERTVAKLEKSIDDLEDELYAQKLKYKAISEELDHALNDMTSL, encoded by the exons ATGGAAGCTATCAAGAAAAAGATGCAGATGTTGAAGTTAGACAAGGAGAATGCCATTGACAGAGCAGAACAGGCTGAAACAGATAAGAAGGCAGCTGAGGACAAATGCAAACAG GTAGAGGATGAGCTGATGGCTCTGCAGAAGAAGCTGAAAGGAACCGAAGATGAACTGGATAAGTACTCCGAGGCACTCAAAGATGCCCAGGAAAAACTAGAGCAGGCTGAGAAGAAGGCCACTGAT GCTGAAGGGGAGGTGGCAGCTCTGAACAGGCGTATCCAGCTCGTGGAAGAGGAGCTGGATCGTGCCCAGGAGCGGCTGGCCACAGCCTTGCAGAAACTGGAGGAGGCCGAGAAGGCAGCGGATGAGAGCGAGCG AGGAATGAAGGTTATTGAGAACAGAGCAatgaaagatgaagagaaaatggaaatccAGGAAATGCAGCTGAAGGAGGCCAAGCACATCGCTGAAGAGGCTGACCGCAAATACGAAGAG GTTGCCCGTAAACTGGTTATTTTGGAGGGTGAACTGGAAAGAGCTGAAGAGCGTGCAGAGGTGTCTGAAGT tAAATGTAGTGACCTTGAAGAGGAGTTAAAGAATGTCACCAACAACCTGAAGTCTTTGGAAGCTCAATCTGAAAAG TACTcggaaaaagaagataaatacGAAGAAGAAATCAAGATTCTCTCTGACAAGCTTAAAGAA GCTGAAACTCGTGCTGAATTTGCAGAGAGAACTGTTGCCAAACTGGAAAAGTCTATTGATGACCTGGAAG ACGAGCTCTACGCTCAGAAGCTGAAGTACAAAGCCATCAGCGAGGAGCTTGACCATGCTCTCAACGACATGACTTCTCTGTGA
- the TPM4 gene encoding tropomyosin alpha-4 chain isoform X1 — translation MEAIKKKMQMLKLDKENAIDRAEQAETDKKAAEDKCKQVEDELMALQKKLKGTEDELDKYSEALKDAQEKLEQAEKKATDAEGEVAALNRRIQLVEEELDRAQERLATALQKLEEAEKAADESERGMKVIENRAMKDEEKMEIQEMQLKEAKHIAEEADRKYEEVARKLVILEGELERAEERAEVSEVKCSDLEEELKNVTNNLKSLEAQSEKYSEKEDKYEEEIKILSDKLKEAETRAEFAERTVAKLEKSIDDLEEKLAQAKEENLGLHQTLDQTLNELNCI, via the exons ATGGAAGCTATCAAGAAAAAGATGCAGATGTTGAAGTTAGACAAGGAGAATGCCATTGACAGAGCAGAACAGGCTGAAACAGATAAGAAGGCAGCTGAGGACAAATGCAAACAG GTAGAGGATGAGCTGATGGCTCTGCAGAAGAAGCTGAAAGGAACCGAAGATGAACTGGATAAGTACTCCGAGGCACTCAAAGATGCCCAGGAAAAACTAGAGCAGGCTGAGAAGAAGGCCACTGAT GCTGAAGGGGAGGTGGCAGCTCTGAACAGGCGTATCCAGCTCGTGGAAGAGGAGCTGGATCGTGCCCAGGAGCGGCTGGCCACAGCCTTGCAGAAACTGGAGGAGGCCGAGAAGGCAGCGGATGAGAGCGAGCG AGGAATGAAGGTTATTGAGAACAGAGCAatgaaagatgaagagaaaatggaaatccAGGAAATGCAGCTGAAGGAGGCCAAGCACATCGCTGAAGAGGCTGACCGCAAATACGAAGAG GTTGCCCGTAAACTGGTTATTTTGGAGGGTGAACTGGAAAGAGCTGAAGAGCGTGCAGAGGTGTCTGAAGT tAAATGTAGTGACCTTGAAGAGGAGTTAAAGAATGTCACCAACAACCTGAAGTCTTTGGAAGCTCAATCTGAAAAG TACTcggaaaaagaagataaatacGAAGAAGAAATCAAGATTCTCTCTGACAAGCTTAAAGAA GCTGAAACTCGTGCTGAATTTGCAGAGAGAACTGTTGCCAAACTGGAAAAGTCTATTGATGACCTGGAAG aAAAACTTGCCCAAGCCAAAGAGGAGAACCTGGGCTTGCACCAGACACTGGACCAGACACTCAACGAGCTGAACTGTATATGA
- the TPM4 gene encoding tropomyosin alpha-4 chain isoform X4, whose product MAAPSSLEAVKRKIQCLQQQADEAEDRAQVLQRELDLERDLREKAEGEVAALNRRIQLVEEELDRAQERLATALQKLEEAEKAADESERGMKVIENRAMKDEEKMEIQEMQLKEAKHIAEEADRKYEEVARKLVILEGELERAEERAEVSEVKCSDLEEELKNVTNNLKSLEAQSEKYSEKEDKYEEEIKILSDKLKEAETRAEFAERTVAKLEKSIDDLEDELYAQKLKYKAISEELDHALNDMTSL is encoded by the exons ATGGCCGCGCCGAGCTCCCTGGAAGCGGTGAAGAGGAAGATCCAGTGCCTGCAGCAACAGGCGGATGAGGCGGAGGATCGCGCCCAGGTCCTCCAGCGGGAGCTGGACCTGGAACGGGACCTGCGGGAGAAA GCTGAAGGGGAGGTGGCAGCTCTGAACAGGCGTATCCAGCTCGTGGAAGAGGAGCTGGATCGTGCCCAGGAGCGGCTGGCCACAGCCTTGCAGAAACTGGAGGAGGCCGAGAAGGCAGCGGATGAGAGCGAGCG AGGAATGAAGGTTATTGAGAACAGAGCAatgaaagatgaagagaaaatggaaatccAGGAAATGCAGCTGAAGGAGGCCAAGCACATCGCTGAAGAGGCTGACCGCAAATACGAAGAG GTTGCCCGTAAACTGGTTATTTTGGAGGGTGAACTGGAAAGAGCTGAAGAGCGTGCAGAGGTGTCTGAAGT tAAATGTAGTGACCTTGAAGAGGAGTTAAAGAATGTCACCAACAACCTGAAGTCTTTGGAAGCTCAATCTGAAAAG TACTcggaaaaagaagataaatacGAAGAAGAAATCAAGATTCTCTCTGACAAGCTTAAAGAA GCTGAAACTCGTGCTGAATTTGCAGAGAGAACTGTTGCCAAACTGGAAAAGTCTATTGATGACCTGGAAG ACGAGCTCTACGCTCAGAAGCTGAAGTACAAAGCCATCAGCGAGGAGCTTGACCATGCTCTCAACGACATGACTTCTCTGTGA
- the TPM4 gene encoding tropomyosin alpha-4 chain isoform X3 → MAAPSSLEAVKRKIQCLQQQADEAEDRAQVLQRELDLERDLREKAEGEVAALNRRIQLVEEELDRAQERLATALQKLEEAEKAADESERGMKVIENRAMKDEEKMEIQEMQLKEAKHIAEEADRKYEEVARKLVILEGELERAEERAEVSEVKCSDLEEELKNVTNNLKSLEAQSEKYSEKEDKYEEEIKILSDKLKEAETRAEFAERTVAKLEKSIDDLEEKLAQAKEENLGLHQTLDQTLNELNCI, encoded by the exons ATGGCCGCGCCGAGCTCCCTGGAAGCGGTGAAGAGGAAGATCCAGTGCCTGCAGCAACAGGCGGATGAGGCGGAGGATCGCGCCCAGGTCCTCCAGCGGGAGCTGGACCTGGAACGGGACCTGCGGGAGAAA GCTGAAGGGGAGGTGGCAGCTCTGAACAGGCGTATCCAGCTCGTGGAAGAGGAGCTGGATCGTGCCCAGGAGCGGCTGGCCACAGCCTTGCAGAAACTGGAGGAGGCCGAGAAGGCAGCGGATGAGAGCGAGCG AGGAATGAAGGTTATTGAGAACAGAGCAatgaaagatgaagagaaaatggaaatccAGGAAATGCAGCTGAAGGAGGCCAAGCACATCGCTGAAGAGGCTGACCGCAAATACGAAGAG GTTGCCCGTAAACTGGTTATTTTGGAGGGTGAACTGGAAAGAGCTGAAGAGCGTGCAGAGGTGTCTGAAGT tAAATGTAGTGACCTTGAAGAGGAGTTAAAGAATGTCACCAACAACCTGAAGTCTTTGGAAGCTCAATCTGAAAAG TACTcggaaaaagaagataaatacGAAGAAGAAATCAAGATTCTCTCTGACAAGCTTAAAGAA GCTGAAACTCGTGCTGAATTTGCAGAGAGAACTGTTGCCAAACTGGAAAAGTCTATTGATGACCTGGAAG aAAAACTTGCCCAAGCCAAAGAGGAGAACCTGGGCTTGCACCAGACACTGGACCAGACACTCAACGAGCTGAACTGTATATGA